From the genome of Pseudoxanthomonas sp.:
CGCGCTGACGCCGTTGTACGGCCGCAGCCTGCTCGACCGGGGCTTTCCTGTGACCTGACCGTAAAGCGCAGTGTGTAGCCCGGGTAAACGCAGCGCACCCGGGCGAGGCGTTCCCGCGAAAGCCCCTGGGTGCGGCAGGTGGTCTTACCCGGGCCAAGCCTGCTGCCGAGCAGGCTTGGCCCCATCGGCCAGCCGCTTAGAATTGCAGCCATGGCCAAGCTCTATTTCTATTATTCGGCGATGAACGCCGGCAAGACCACCACGTTGCTGCAGTCGGCGCACAACTACCGCGAGCGCGGCATGCGGGTGTTGATCCTGACCCCGCGCCTGGACCACCGCGCGGGCACGGGCGTGGTGGCCTCGCGGATCGGGCTGCGGGCCGAGGGCACCGCGTTCACCGCTGGCGACGACCTGTTGCGCGTCGTCGATGCCGACATCGCCGCGCAGGGACCACTGCATTGCGTGTTGGTGGACGAGGCGCAGTTCCTGGCTCGCGCGCAGGTCTGGCAGTTGAGCGAGGTGGTGGACCAGCGCCGGATTCCGGTGCTGTGCTACGGCCTGCGCACGGATTTCCGTGGGGAGTTGTTCGAAGGCAGCCAGGCGCTGCTGGCCTGGGCTGACGAACTGACCGAAATCAAGACCATCTGCCATACCGGCGCCAAGGCGACGATGACCGTGCGCGTGGATGCCAATGGGCGGGTGCTGCAGGACGGGCCGCAGGTGGAGATCGGTGGCAACGAATCCTATGTTTCGGTCAGTCGCGCCGAGTACAAGAAGATCACCCGTGGCGAGTCGGCGATGGTGCCGGTGCAGGCACCGCTGCCGCTCTGACCTGGCGTCGCCGCGCTGACGACCGCATGGCCAGCAGGCGCTGGGCGCAGCGGTCGCGGATGGCGAGCACATCACGCGTGATCACGCCGCCGTCGGGTTGTTCGGTCTTCAGCTGTTCCAGCAGGGCATCCAGCGGCCGCAGCGCGGTTTGCGAGGGCGTTGCCTGGCAGCGCGCTTCGGCGGCGAAGGCGGTCGCGCTCCAGCGCAGCCTGGGGATTTCGCTGCCGTGGCCAACCTGGTGGGACAGGCTGTCCAGCGTGCCCAGGGCGGCATCCAGGTTGCCCAGGCGTGCCTGGTTGCGTGCCAGCCAGAGTTCGGCGAACAGGCGGCGTGGATGGTCGGCCGGATAACCGCGCCGGGTGAGGTTGACGGCGTTTTCGAACCACGGCTGCGCTGCCGCTGCGTCGCCCCGGTCGGCCATCACCTCGCCGATCATGCGGTCGGTGTCGCCGACCAGCGGATGTGACTGGCCAAAGCTGGCGACGCGCAGGGCGCGCGCCTCGCGCAGGGCGGCCAGAGCCTGGTCATCGCGGCCGTCGGCGTGCAGGACCATGCCGTAGTTGAACAGGCCGCCAGCCAGCTGGGTCCTGCCGTCCGGCGTGCGCCAGGTGGCGACGGCCTTGCCGATGTCATACCGCGCTGCGGCCAGGTCGCCGCGCTCCCAGGCGATGATGCCGGCGGTATTCCACGCCAGCCCGGTCTCGCGGTGTTGCGGACCCATCGTCTGCACGGTCTGCGCCAGCAGGGGCGGCATCTGGGTCGAAGCCAGCTTGTAGTGCCCCAGGTCCACCTGCAGCGCCACCAGCTGACGCTGCAGCCCCAGCGTGATCGGATGCCCGGGGCCGTTGATTTTTTCGGAAATCTGCAGCGCCCGCCGATAGCTGGCCTGGGCGTTGGCGGCGTCGCCGCGCACGCGCCAGGCGGCACCGAGCGCGCGCAGGATTTCCACCGCCAGCGGGTGTTCGCGGCCGACATGGCGATCGAGGTGATCCAATGCGGCGCGGAAACCATCCAGGGCGTCCTGCTCGCGCGCCATGTCGGTATCCAGCAACGCCAGGTCCAGCATGTTCTCGGCCACGCCGGCTTCGTCGTGCAGTGCCTGTCGACGTGCCAGCGAGCGGTTGAACAGGTCGCGCGCCTGGGTGAGGTCGCCATGCAGGCGCAGGCAACGCCCGTACTGGGACAGGAATTCGGAAACCTCGGCATCGCTGCCCTGCAGGGTGCGGGCCAGCGGCAGAAGGGGGGCCAGTTGGCTGGTGCAGGTGTCGCCGCGGCCAAGCAGGCGCAGCGCGCGGCCATGCTGGGCGGCGATCTGCAGGCGCAGTTGCGGCGAGGCATCGCGCTGGCCCACCAGCAGCGACCGGGCCTGGTCCAGCAGCACCAGCGCTTGCCCGTAGTCGCCACGCCCGATCCGCAGCCGCGCGACCACGCTCAGCAGTTCGGCATGGGCCAGCGGTTGGTCGGCCAGCTCCTGCGCACCCCGGGCGACGCCGGCATCGAGCAGTGTCCCGGTGTTGAAGCCGTCCCCGCGCGCGGTCGCGCCGCTGTTGTCGAACAATCCGATCACGAAATCCTGCATGGCCTGCGCGCGCTGCGCTTCGCGCACGGCCTCGCGCGCCTGGCGCAGGCTGATGCCGGCCGCACCCAGCAGCACCAGCCCGGCCATGCCGCCGGCCAGCAGCCACCAGCGCTGGCGCAGCACGTACTTGCCCAGCCGATAGCCGATGCTTTGTCGCTGCGCCTGCACCGGCATGCCTTCCAGGTGGCGACGCAGGTCGGCCGACAGGGCCTCGGTCGAGGGATAGCGCTGCTCGGGCTTCTTGGCCAGCGCCTTCAGCACGATACGGTCCAGGTCGCCGCGCAGGCGCCGGGCCTGGCGGCGATAGTCGAGCTGCAGCGTGTTCTCCTGCACGGCGGCCAGCAGCGCCTGCGAGGGACGCATCGGCTCGACCGCGATGATGGCTTGTTCCCAGGCCAGCGGATTGTCGCCGTGCAGGCGGTAAGGCTTGGCGCCGGCCAGCAGTTCGCACAGCACCACGCCCAGCGCGTACACGTCGGTCCGCGTGGTCACCGGCTCGCCACGCACCTGTTCGGGCGCGGCGTAGTGCAGGGTGAAGGCGCGCACCTCGGTGCGGGCACTGCTGCCATCGGGCGAATCGAGCAGCTTGGCGATGCCGAAATCCAGCAGCCGCGTATCGCCGTTGGCGGTGACCAGGATGTTGGAGGGCTTGAGGTCGCGGTGCACGATCAGGTTGGCGTGTGCGTGGCTGACCGCCAGGCAGACCTGGCGGAATAGTGTCAGCCGGGCTTCCACGCCCAGGGCGTGCTGCTGGCAGTAGTCGGTGATCGACACGCCTTCGACATATTCCAGCGCCAGGTAGGGCTGGCCCTGTTCGCCCACGCCGGCATCGAGCAGGCGCGCGATGTTGGGATGTTCCAGCCGCCCCAGGATGTCGCGTTCGCGTGCGAAGCGCTGGCGGAGCCGATGATCGGCAACCCCGGGATGCAACAGCTTCAGCGCGACGCGGCGTTGATAGCTGCCGTCGGCCCGCCTGGCGGCCCAGACCATGCCCATGCCGCCTTCGCCCAGCAACTGCTCCAGCCGATAGGGCCCTACGCATGCGCCCTGGTGCAGGTGTGGTTGGGCCTCGTGCAGGGGCGGCGGCCATTGCCCGTCGCTGTCGCCTTCCAGGGCCAGCAGCGTGCTGATTTCATCGGCCAGGGACGGGTCTTCCCGGCGGATCAGGTCCAGCTGGTGGGCGCGCTGCTGCGCATTCATGTCCAGCAGCAGGTCCAGCATCGGCGACAGGCGTTGCCATTGGGCGGCGTCCATCGTCTCTGCGCCCCCCGGACTACTCGTCCTGCATGGCCGCCAGCAGGAACAGGCGCGCCTTCTGCCAGTCGCGTCGCACGCTGCGTTCCGAGCGCTGCATCAAGTCGGCGATTTCCAGCTCGGACAGGCCGGCGAAGTAGCGCATCTCCACCACCTTGGCCAGCCGGGGATCGGCGTCGGACAACTTGTCCAGCGCGGTGTTGAGCGCCAGCGTGGTTTCGTCCAGGCGCAGCAGATTGCTTTCCACGTCTTCAGGGATTTCGGCCACGCGCTTGAGGTCGCCGCCGCGCTTGCGCGCCAGCCGGCTGCGTGCGTAATCGACGACCACTGAACGCATCGACGATGCCGCATAGGCGAAGAAGTGCGCGCGGTCGTCGAACTTGGCGCCGCCCCGGGCGCCAAGTAGTTTCAGATAGGACTCGTGGACCAGTGAGGTCGCGTCCAGCGTGTGGCCTTGGTGTCCGGCCAGCTGCCGGCGCGCCATGGAATGCAGCTCCTGGTAGAGCGTGGACAGCACGCGGTCCAATGACGCGCGGTCACCCGAACGCGCGGATTCCAACCACACAGTGATATCGGCGCCGCCTTCCATGATTCCGCTCCGTGCATGGCTGCAGCGCAGACTATAGCCGCATGAAACGTGACGCGTGTATCAATACGCGACTGTAATGGCGAATTTCCGATCAACGTTGGCAACGCGGGCACCAGACGGTGGTGCGTTGGCCGATCTGCTCTTCTTTCAGCGTATTGGCGCATTTTTTGCAGGGCTGGCCTCCGCGGCCGTAGACCCACAACTCCTGCTCGAAATAGCCCGGCGCCCCGTCCGGGCTGATGAAGTCGCGCAGGGTTGTGCCGCCACGTCGGATGGCACGGTCCAGGATGTCTTTCACCGCCGTCGCCAGCGCCGCATAGCGCTCACGGGAGACCTTGCCGGCCGCACGCAGCGGGTGGATGCCGGCCTCGAACAGGCTTTCGGCCGCGTAGATGTTGCCCACGCCGACCACGATGCGCTGGTCCATCAGGAAGGTCTTGACCGATGCGCTGCGGCCGCGGCTGCGCTCGAACAGAAATTCGCCATCGAAGTCCTCCGACAGCGGCTCCGGTCCCAGGCCCTGCAGCAGCGCATGGGTCGTGCCCGTTGCCTGCCACAGCAGGCTGCCGAACCGGCGCGGATCGTTGAAGCGCAGCACCCGCCCGCCCTCCAGTGCCAGGTCGACATGGTCGTGCGCCTTCACCGGCGTGGCCGCGGGTAATACCCGCAGGCTGCCGCTCATCCCCAGGTGCAGCAGCGCGCTGCCGGCGTGGGTGTCGAGCAACAGGTATTTGGCGCGGCGACGCACCGCCTCGATGCGTGCGCCGGGCAGGTGCACGCGGATTTCGGTGGGGATCGGCCAGCGCAGGTCGTCGCGCCGCTGCAGCACCGCGCGCACGATGGCGCCTTCCAGGTGCGGGGCCAGGCCGCGACGGGTGGTTTCGACTTCGGGAAGTTCGGGCATGGCGGCGGCGCTGGAGCGGGTCAGGTCACGAATGGGGCGAGGGTACGCGCATCGGTCTTCTCGGAGCTTCCGGCGGCCTCCCTATAGAGCGGAGCTTGTGGCAATCCCATCTTGGGGACTCCGCTGGGGCTTTCCCCGCGCCCGTCCGAAGAGCAGCGGAGCAAGCTCCGCTCTACAGGGGCAAGCCCGCTTAGTGCGCTGCCGCGCGGTAGACGCCGCCTTCGCAGCGCACCGACAGCGTGCCGTCGTAGACCTGTGACAGCAGGGGGGCGGTCAGGGTCTGGGCGCGGCTGCCATCGGCGACGATCCGGCCCTCGCGCATCAGCAGCACGCGGTCGATCTCCGGGACGATTTCTTCCAGGTGATGGGTGACCAGCACCAGGGTGATGCCCTGGCGCGCCAGCTCGCCCATCAGGGTGCAGAACTGCTGTTGTGCGACCAGGTCCAGGCCGGCGGTGGGCTCGTCCAGCAACAGCGCCTGTGGCTGGTGGACCAGTGCGCGGGCGATCAGGACCCGGCGCATCTGGCCGGTGGACAGCTCGGCGACCAGGCGCCCGGACAGCGCCTGCGCGCCGACGCGCTGCAGGGCTTCGGCAGCCCTGGTGCGCATCTCGGCGGTGACTTCCTGGTCGATCGGCAGGACGAAACTGGCAAAAAAGCCGGTGACGACCGCGTCATCCACGCTCAGGTGCGGCATGTCCTGCAGGTCGCGGGTGGCATCGCTGGTGACCAGTCCCAGGCGCGTGCGCAGCTGGGACACATTCCAGCGGTTCAGGCCGAACACCTTGACCGGCGCCTCGCCTTCGCGCGCCAGCGGGTACAGCTCGCGGTTGATCAGCTTGATGAAGGTCGATTTGCCGCAGCCGTTGGGGCCCAGCAGCGCGGTGTGCTGGCCCAGCACGATGCGCAGGCTCAGTGCATCCAGGACGGCAGTGTCGCCGCGCACAACGGTGGCGCGGTCCAGTTCGATCAAGGGCGTTCCCGTGGGGATGGGCGCAACGGACATCGGGCGTGGGATCTCTATCTGGCAGCGGGGCGGTGAGCTTAGACTGGGGACATCAAGGAAAAAATGGAATGGATGCCATGCTTCGATCCGTGTGGGGCGCCTGCCTGCTGCTTGTTGCCGCTTTCGCCAGCCATGCCGCGACGCCACCGGAGATCGGAGACCTGGCGCCCACCGCGCTCGGCCAAGGCTGGAAAAGCGGGCCGGTCGATCTGGCCCAGTACCGCGGCAAGGTGGTCGTGGTGACCTTCTGGGCGTCGTGGTGTGGGCCGTGCCGTCGTGAACTGCCGGTATTGGACGCATTGCAGAAGCAGGTCGGCGGCGACTGGCTGAAGGTCATCGCGGTCAATGCGCAGGACGACACGGAAAACTACCGGGCGATGATGCGCCAGATGCGCGATTTCGGCCTGGTCCAGGCGCGCGACCGCGATGGCGACATCTCGGAGGCCTACGGGGTCAACGCGTTCCCGAACCTGTGGATCATCGATCCCCGGGGCCGGGTTGGCAGCCATCATGTGGGGTACGGAGAAGGCTCGACCGAGGCGATCATCGAGGAGATCCGGCGCATCGTCACCGAGGAGATCGCGCACCAGCAGGCGCCACCCCCCGCGGCCTGAACGCCATACGCAGGCGACGGGTGAAGTTTGCCGGGCCAGGCGCCATGATGGGTGGGTGCACCGGGTCCTTGCCCGGCGCTGCGTTCCCTGGAGGGGGAAACATGCATCCGACCCTGATCGATTTCCTCACTGGTGGCTTGCTGCAGTTCAGCTGGTGGGAGCTGGCGCTGGTGCTGCTGGTGTGCGTCCAGCTGACCATCTTCTCGGTGACCCTGTACCTGCATCGCAGCCAGGCCCATCGCGGCGTGGATTTCCACCCGGTGCTCAATCATTTCTTCCGGTTCTGGACGTGGCTGACCACGTCCATGATCACCAAGGAGTGGGTGGCGATCCACCGCAAGCACCACGCCAAGGTCGAAACCGACGAAGACCCGCACAGCCCGCAGACCAAGGGCATCCGCAAGGTGTTCTGGGAAGGCGTGGAGCTGTACCGCGAAGCCCGCTGGCAGCGTGCCGATATCGAACAGTACGGCCGCGGTGCGCCGGAAGACTGGATCGAGCGTCGCCTGTATACGCCGCTGGCGACCTGGGGTCCGGTGACGCTGGCGTTCGTGCAGTTCGCGTTGTTCGGCCTGCCGGGCATCGCGTTGTGGGCAATCCAGATGGCGTGGATCCCGTTCTGGGCTGCCGGCGTGGTCAACGGCCTGGGCCACTGGTGGGGTTACCGCAACTTCGAATCGGCCGACACCTCGACCAACCTGACCCCGTGGGCGTTCTGGATCGGCGGCGAAGAGCTGCACAACAACCACCATGCGTTCCCCAGTTCGGCCCGCTTCGCGATGCGCCGCTGGGAGTTCGACATCGGCTGGGCGGCGATCAAGGGCCTGGAAGCCGTGGGCCTGGCCAAGGTGCTGCGTGTGGCGCCGCGCCTGGACATCCGGCCGAACATCTCGGTGCCCGACGCTGACACGGTCAAGGCGCTGTTGTCGCACCGGTTCCAGGCGATGACCGACTACCAGCGCAACGTGTTCAAGCCGGTGCTGGCCGAAGAAGCCGCGCTGGCCGGGCAGAAGCTGCGCCAGCTGCTGCCACGGCGGATGCGTCGCGGCCTGGTCGACGACGGTCGCTGGCTCAAGCCCGACGCGCGCGACGCCCTCAACAGCTGGGTCGCCCAGCGCCCGCGCATGCAGGCGCTGGTCGAGCACCGCAAGCGCCTGGCTGCGGTGCTGGAGGCGCGCTCGCACGACGCGGCCGAGCGCCTGCGCCAGCTGCAGGCCTGGTGCAGGGAAGCCGAGGAAAGCGGCATCGCCTCGCTGCAGGCCTATTCGCAGCGACTGAAGGGCTACGCGTTGGCGCATTGAAGCCGCGCGGTTGCCGATGACACGCGCCCCGGCTTGTCCGGGGCGTGCTGTTTCCAGGGGCGCCGGTGCTGGCACACTCCCCGCATGCGTCGACGACTCTTCATTGCCCTGTGCTGCTGCGTGTCACCGGCGATGGCCCAGGTGCCGGCCGGCACCGCCGATTACCTGACGCGCATGGACAGCGACCACGACGGGCGTGTCAGCGTCGAGGAGTACGTGGCGTGGATGACCTACGCCTTCGATGCGCGCGATGCAGACCATAACGGCGTGCTGGAAGGCGCCGAGCTGCCTGGCAGCCGCGGCAAGCCGATCACGCGTGCCGCGCTGGTCGAGCAACTGCACCAGCGCTTTGCCAGGCAGGATCGCAACCACGATGGCTTCCTGGATGCGAAGGAACTGGCCTCGCCGCCGCAGTAACCGCAACGCGGCACGTCCCGAATAGAGGCTTTGACGGCAACGCGATCCACCGGCACTGCCGGCGCGCGGCGATAATGCACGCCTCTGGATTCTTGCGGTGGCTGTCCGATGTGGTTGCTTGCCCTGGCCGTGCTGTGCAGCGTGGCGGTATCGGTCCTGTTCCGCCTGGCGCCGCGATTGCGGCTGGATGTGCCGCAGGCGGTGACCTGGAATTACCTGACCGGCGCGTTGTTGGCGCTGGGCCTGCTGCATCCGCCGCTGGCGGAACTGCAGGGACCGCATGCGTCGTGGGGATGGTGGCTGCTGCTGGGCCTGCTGCTGCCGGGATTGTTCCTGGTGCTGGCCGCGTCGGTGCGACGCGCCGGCATCGTCCGTACCGATATTGCCCAGCGGCTGTCGCTGCTGCTGTCGCTGGTTGCGGCCTTCACCCTGTTCGGCCAACGCGCCGGTGGCGTGCAGCTGGCGGGTCTGGCGCTGGGGTTGCTGGCGATTCCCTGCCTGTTGGCGCGTCCGCGCGCCGGTGCGGCGCCCGAGGCGGTCGACTGGCGCCTGCCGCTGGTGGTGCTGGTGGGTTGGGCGACGACGGACGTGCTGTTCAAGCGCATCTCCGCCGATGGCGCGCCGCTCTCGGTCTCGTTGCTGGCGACCTTTGCCATCGCCTTCGTGCCGATGCTGGCCTGGCAGCTGTGGCGTCACGCGCACGGCACGGCACGGCTGCAGCTGCGCAGCGCGGTCGGCGGGCTGGTGCTGGGCGTGCTCAATTTCTCCAACATCGGCCTGTACCTGGCCGCGCACCGCGCGCTGTCGCATGCGCCGGCAACGGTGTTTGCCACCATGAACATCGGCGTGGTCGTGGTCGGGACGCTGGTCGGGGCACTGGTGTTCCGCGAGCGCCTGGGCCGGCTCAACCTGCTGGCGATCCCCCTGGCA
Proteins encoded in this window:
- a CDS encoding thymidine kinase, which gives rise to MAKLYFYYSAMNAGKTTTLLQSAHNYRERGMRVLILTPRLDHRAGTGVVASRIGLRAEGTAFTAGDDLLRVVDADIAAQGPLHCVLVDEAQFLARAQVWQLSEVVDQRRIPVLCYGLRTDFRGELFEGSQALLAWADELTEIKTICHTGAKATMTVRVDANGRVLQDGPQVEIGGNESYVSVSRAEYKKITRGESAMVPVQAPLPL
- a CDS encoding serine/threonine-protein kinase translates to MDAAQWQRLSPMLDLLLDMNAQQRAHQLDLIRREDPSLADEISTLLALEGDSDGQWPPPLHEAQPHLHQGACVGPYRLEQLLGEGGMGMVWAARRADGSYQRRVALKLLHPGVADHRLRQRFARERDILGRLEHPNIARLLDAGVGEQGQPYLALEYVEGVSITDYCQQHALGVEARLTLFRQVCLAVSHAHANLIVHRDLKPSNILVTANGDTRLLDFGIAKLLDSPDGSSARTEVRAFTLHYAAPEQVRGEPVTTRTDVYALGVVLCELLAGAKPYRLHGDNPLAWEQAIIAVEPMRPSQALLAAVQENTLQLDYRRQARRLRGDLDRIVLKALAKKPEQRYPSTEALSADLRRHLEGMPVQAQRQSIGYRLGKYVLRQRWWLLAGGMAGLVLLGAAGISLRQAREAVREAQRAQAMQDFVIGLFDNSGATARGDGFNTGTLLDAGVARGAQELADQPLAHAELLSVVARLRIGRGDYGQALVLLDQARSLLVGQRDASPQLRLQIAAQHGRALRLLGRGDTCTSQLAPLLPLARTLQGSDAEVSEFLSQYGRCLRLHGDLTQARDLFNRSLARRQALHDEAGVAENMLDLALLDTDMAREQDALDGFRAALDHLDRHVGREHPLAVEILRALGAAWRVRGDAANAQASYRRALQISEKINGPGHPITLGLQRQLVALQVDLGHYKLASTQMPPLLAQTVQTMGPQHRETGLAWNTAGIIAWERGDLAAARYDIGKAVATWRTPDGRTQLAGGLFNYGMVLHADGRDDQALAALREARALRVASFGQSHPLVGDTDRMIGEVMADRGDAAAAQPWFENAVNLTRRGYPADHPRRLFAELWLARNQARLGNLDAALGTLDSLSHQVGHGSEIPRLRWSATAFAAEARCQATPSQTALRPLDALLEQLKTEQPDGGVITRDVLAIRDRCAQRLLAMRSSARRRQVRAAAVPAPAPSPTRHG
- a CDS encoding ECF-type sigma factor; translated protein: MEGGADITVWLESARSGDRASLDRVLSTLYQELHSMARRQLAGHQGHTLDATSLVHESYLKLLGARGGAKFDDRAHFFAYAASSMRSVVVDYARSRLARKRGGDLKRVAEIPEDVESNLLRLDETTLALNTALDKLSDADPRLAKVVEMRYFAGLSELEIADLMQRSERSVRRDWQKARLFLLAAMQDE
- a CDS encoding EamA family transporter, producing MWLLALAVLCSVAVSVLFRLAPRLRLDVPQAVTWNYLTGALLALGLLHPPLAELQGPHASWGWWLLLGLLLPGLFLVLAASVRRAGIVRTDIAQRLSLLLSLVAAFTLFGQRAGGVQLAGLALGLLAIPCLLARPRAGAAPEAVDWRLPLVVLVGWATTDVLFKRISADGAPLSVSLLATFAIAFVPMLAWQLWRHAHGTARLQLRSAVGGLVLGVLNFSNIGLYLAAHRALSHAPATVFATMNIGVVVVGTLVGALVFRERLGRLNLLAIPLAVVAIALIGHGMG
- a CDS encoding redoxin domain-containing protein, which codes for MDAMLRSVWGACLLLVAAFASHAATPPEIGDLAPTALGQGWKSGPVDLAQYRGKVVVVTFWASWCGPCRRELPVLDALQKQVGGDWLKVIAVNAQDDTENYRAMMRQMRDFGLVQARDRDGDISEAYGVNAFPNLWIIDPRGRVGSHHVGYGEGSTEAIIEEIRRIVTEEIAHQQAPPPAA
- a CDS encoding fatty acid desaturase translates to MHPTLIDFLTGGLLQFSWWELALVLLVCVQLTIFSVTLYLHRSQAHRGVDFHPVLNHFFRFWTWLTTSMITKEWVAIHRKHHAKVETDEDPHSPQTKGIRKVFWEGVELYREARWQRADIEQYGRGAPEDWIERRLYTPLATWGPVTLAFVQFALFGLPGIALWAIQMAWIPFWAAGVVNGLGHWWGYRNFESADTSTNLTPWAFWIGGEELHNNHHAFPSSARFAMRRWEFDIGWAAIKGLEAVGLAKVLRVAPRLDIRPNISVPDADTVKALLSHRFQAMTDYQRNVFKPVLAEEAALAGQKLRQLLPRRMRRGLVDDGRWLKPDARDALNSWVAQRPRMQALVEHRKRLAAVLEARSHDAAERLRQLQAWCREAEESGIASLQAYSQRLKGYALAH
- the mutM gene encoding bifunctional DNA-formamidopyrimidine glycosylase/DNA-(apurinic or apyrimidinic site) lyase; protein product: MPELPEVETTRRGLAPHLEGAIVRAVLQRRDDLRWPIPTEIRVHLPGARIEAVRRRAKYLLLDTHAGSALLHLGMSGSLRVLPAATPVKAHDHVDLALEGGRVLRFNDPRRFGSLLWQATGTTHALLQGLGPEPLSEDFDGEFLFERSRGRSASVKTFLMDQRIVVGVGNIYAAESLFEAGIHPLRAAGKVSRERYAALATAVKDILDRAIRRGGTTLRDFISPDGAPGYFEQELWVYGRGGQPCKKCANTLKEEQIGQRTTVWCPRCQR
- a CDS encoding ATP-binding cassette domain-containing protein; the protein is MSVAPIPTGTPLIELDRATVVRGDTAVLDALSLRIVLGQHTALLGPNGCGKSTFIKLINRELYPLAREGEAPVKVFGLNRWNVSQLRTRLGLVTSDATRDLQDMPHLSVDDAVVTGFFASFVLPIDQEVTAEMRTRAAEALQRVGAQALSGRLVAELSTGQMRRVLIARALVHQPQALLLDEPTAGLDLVAQQQFCTLMGELARQGITLVLVTHHLEEIVPEIDRVLLMREGRIVADGSRAQTLTAPLLSQVYDGTLSVRCEGGVYRAAAH